The Meriones unguiculatus strain TT.TT164.6M chromosome 6, Bangor_MerUng_6.1, whole genome shotgun sequence genomic interval GCCTGCAATCCCcacactcaggagatagaggtaGAAAAAGCTATTCAAGGGTAGCATGAGtcctatttacattttttttttgtaaaacagggtttctctgtgtagctttggttgtcctagaacttactgtgtagaccagaccgggctggcctcgaactctggttcccaagtactgtgattacaggcatgtgccactactgtcCACCATTGAGgcccctgtcttaaaaaagaaaaatttagttggacattttaaaaatctgtgtaaACAGTAATATTGTTTTTACCTTAAAACAATGCAGATAGTATTAAATAGATGTACACAGACATGCCATTGGAGTGTCAGCACAGAGATTTGAATTTAATCTGGGTTCTCAGAGGGGCCATAAAGTAGAAGTACAGCTTGTCTGCAGCCCAGGGCAGGGTTGGGTCATCTATATCCCCTACGTGGCCACAGTAGGCAGGGGAAGCCTGGAGATCCGGGGAGAGTGGGATGGCTTAGAGCTAGAGCAGCAGTTCTGTTGAAAGAGGAGCCTTCGGGGATTAGGCTgcaggagggaggagggtgggaaggaggcCTTGCTGTGACTGCTATTGAGGCTGAATACATGTGAAAAGTTGACTCCAGCCCTTTGGGAACTCCAGTCTCGTCACCTGGAGGTGatgcatacctgtaaccccagcactttgggaggctgagacaggaggatgtggAGTTAAAAGCCAGTGTGGGACTACAGAGACAGtttggagggggaaaaaaggtcAGATATATTGATGGATACCAACgctagagagagagacagccagGCAGTTGTGGCATGTCTTTTCTCCAACCACTtaggagggagaagcaggcaaaTCTGTGAGGTGTgattctaggatagccagggctacaaccctctcttgaaaaactgaaaaagagagagggagacagagacaagcatgTCTATATAGCAGTTGGGGGtccatagtaagaccttgtctcaaaaacccagcAGAAAAAAACCCTTCTGCAGTCATCCTCTCTACTTAAGACAAATCTGTCCCACCCATTTGCTAGTGGAATCAGACACATCTGTCCACTCGCAAATGGAGTAGGGAGGGATGTTGTGTGGGACCTAGCTGCTCAAGGCCCTGTAAGAAACAGTTCTCTGAGCTAGGCCTCCTCATACACAGTATTCTACTATCAGCACCTCTTGGATGGAGCTGTGTAATGCCAGGAAGACTCAGAACCAAAGATATCTGTTGAGCAAATGAGTTCCCCAACAGTCACAGGAAACCCTGAAGCAGATGTCCTGAGCCTTCCTGGCTCCTCAGACTGGGATCGGTACCATCTCTTCCTCACCAGCCTCCTCTACTTGTGTTCCTATTGGCTTTTAATTCCACCCTCCTTGAATGTACTTCTTCCAGTACTCAGAACTGATCTATGTTCCCTTATGTCTGGACTTCCCCAGCAACTATGGTTGTATTGGGCTGGCCCCTCTTAACAAGGTGTAAATGTACAAATGACCTTGGACTTTCTAAGTCAAAATGTTAAACCAGCTAAGCTTGGTATCACCTGCCTATATTCTCAACACTGGGAAGACTGAAGCTGGAGGATGGAGACTTAAGAGACCAAAcaggtctcaaaaacaaaacaaaaaacaaaaaacctctcaaCTAAACACTTAGTTCACACTTAGTTCATGTAAGTCTACAAGTGAAGATGGGGGGAACACTGAGTTTGCCACAACCTCTGACCTTGAAAATCCATAATCCCCACAGTGGAAACCTTCACAGTGGAAAGTAACGCCCCCAAGAAGCCCTATATAAATCCTGTCTTCTGCTTAATTCTTTGCTGCTTCTCACCCAAGCAGAGTCAGACACCTCCTGAATTTTaccctcccaataaatctcttgtgtgaggtttgttgtgtggCTTTGTGGTGTTCCTTGGCTCCCAACTGCCAGGATACCTTTTCcttcagagctgtaacacttgcAGTGGGGAAACCTTCCCCCTCATAGTTGCAGCTCTTCCACTGGGGAAGCCTTTCCCCTCAGAGATGTAACATTTACAAGAACATGGGTGACTGAAGAGTCCCAACACTCAACCGTTTTTTTACCTTAAATTTCAGCATTTCTAAAACCATACACAGATGATCAGGAAGGACTTGAAGGTGACCAAAATGTCCCCCACACGAAGAGGAAATGTGAACACCTCAGTATTGTATACCTAACTACctattatataatttctttttatttttcattacccTTAAGGGCAAGGTCAGTAAGTCACCACAAGCCCTCCGCTTTATGATGGCTAACAGGACAACCTGGGTAacagatcttgcctcaaaaaattttattttatggttacACTGGCCAACTCAATATAACCAAAGTAATTGATGAAGTTGGGGCTAGCTCAACGGAGTTTACCTAGTAAATATGTGGTCCTAGACTTAATGCCCCGCACTAAGGAACAAAAAGATGGTAATGGTCATGTCAAGCCCAGGGGGAACAGGAATACCACAAGATTCAACCAGGTCTATCCTGCAGAACATTGAAGGCTTGGGAACTCTCCAACCAGGGTGGGAATCCCTAGAACAAAGGTGCTTTCAGGGGAGAGCTCTCTGAGGAGCCCCTTATAGTCCAGCCTCTCCTCACTGAATAGGTAGTGAGAATCTGTAAAAGACCTGATCTCCCAAACAGCTCTGAGTTGACAAACTACCCATGTAGCCCAGGAGTTTGGGATGTAGAGAACTGCTGCTCTCCGCCAGCAGATGGCAACCAAGGATGGGTTCACACGAACCAGAAGAAAACAGACTGGGCAGATCAGTTCAGCATGCTATATCATGGTTCAACCATCTGATATGCGGAAATAAAGCTAACCCCATCTACAATTAAACTTCCTCTAACTTTTGGGTGGGGTGGAtcattcctttaatctcagcaaacaagaggcagaggctggaggatctctgtgtgaGCTCCAGGCTACCATGGTATACAGAAAGTTCCTGGTTAGCccgggccttttttttttttttggggggggggggctttctccgaaaacaaacaaacaaaagccattaACTGCctgttgaaaaataaatatagGTCACCTGTCCAACTGCAGCCTCCAAAGTTAGGGCTGAGTACACCTCATCCTCAATCTCAGACAAAAGCCTCAATCCTCATTTGTAGTACCGTTATCTGAAGACTGTTAGTGAGAGAGTAATTACATGGTTGCCTCCTCTGAGAGCTTGCCCACCCGTGGTCCAATTGCCTCCACAATATCCAGGGAGCTTAACGGGGATCCAACAAAGGCCACACTGGGCCTTCCTGGCCCAACAACGCCTCCCACCGGGATCATTTGGTCGTCTGGGACGACGGCTGTATTCAAAAGACCAAGGAGTCTCCACTTAGGCCTTCTTCACCGCAGGGCGACGTTTACAATACTGCTTTGAGAACTTCAAGAAGCAGCAGGTTGTGCATTATCTGTTACCTAAGAGACACACGTCGTTAGCAGAGCGCCAGCTTTGATTGGTCAGGACCCCGCACCAGCCAATAGAAACCTGGTCCACAGTGCACATGCGTAAGGAGTCTAACCTGCAATCTGGGTCCGCTGTGGGTGAGTCCTACGGCTGGGGTGCAAGAAAAAAAACGGTTGCCAAGTCAGGAGAGGGAACCCCATGAACTCTGTGGCACCGCAGTCTCAAGGACAGGAATGAAACACTTCGTGCGTGACAAGTCCTGGGAGAGTAAGGTCGTCCTTGCTTGAGGCTCACGGGAGACGTAGTCCGAGCGGAAGGGGCCTCGTAGGTGCAGGATTGGCCAGGCTGGTGGGGCAAAGCGCGCGAGGCGGGGCGTTCTGTGAGTGGCAGTGGGACGCGCTCTTGCCGTGTCACTTCCCGGAAGTGCTCCGAGCTTCTCAGGCGGCCAGAGGCGTCAGAGGTGAGCACATTCCTAGCTGGGCAGGCACAGCGACTTCCCACGGCTCCCCCCAAGTTCCAGGAGCGCCCCCCAGCCATCGAACACAGAACATTCAGTCCCATTCTCCTGAAAGACCCACCCCTTTCAGAGACCGGCACCCCAACTCTGAGTGTCTCTTGGACGGACAGGACGGGTGCCCCAGGAGAGCCGGTTTCAACTTACGACTCCACACAACACAGGGCTGTTTGCATTGGCCTTTTTTGCGGGATTTCACATACGGAGGCTGATGCAGTGTGAAGCATCCATAATTCAGCTGTAATAAGCGGGCAGTACCTCCCAGCCCATATAGGCCCCTGGGAGTGCACCCAGGCTTTCAGCTTTGTCCCAGATGATGTGCTTGGGGCCCTAGAGCCTCAGGGCCCCTGATGGTGGTCTGACCTGTGTTCTGTTGATCCTTTGTCTATCGGCGGAAGCCGCTTTCATCTCCCAGCAGCCCTCTGTTGTACCAGTGTTTGAGCCAGCCATTTGCAGTTTTCTAGAAGGTCCCTGCACACCTTCCACCATGCATTTAATTGTCAAGGCTTTTTCCTGTTCTCCTGCACCTTCATAACTTTCCTGGAAGCCTTCCTGGCCTCAGGATTCTTGTTACTGGTTTCTAGGAGGGGACTGGTGTGTGCCTTCTGGCCTTAGATGATACTGATTTCTCCTTTTCTGTAGGCCCCTCTTGTTAGCTCCAAAAAGGACCTTCATAACAAGAATGCCATCTCCTCTGGGTCCCCGACACCTATCCCTCAGAGACTGCAAGACCACCCTTGAGGAGCCTGAGGCTGCACGACTCAGATTCCGAAGTTTCTGCTATGAGGAAGTAGAGGGTCCCCGAGAGGCACTGACCCAGCTTCGAGTATTGTGTCACCAGTGGCTGCAGCCTGAGTCATGTTCCAAAGAGCAGATGATAGAGTTGCTGGTTTTGGAGCAGTTCCTGGGTGTGTTGCCCCCTGAGATCCAGGCCTGGGTGCGAGGGCAGCGACCAGGAAGCCCTGAGGAGGCTGCAGCCCTTGTTGAGGGGCTGCAACATGATCCTGGGCAACTGCTGGGCTGGGTGAGTGTAATGACATTAGCTTCCTCGAGGGATAGATTGAAGGGTAGAGCCCCTGTGACATGCTTCTCTTCAGATCACAGCCCACATCCTGAAGCCAAAGATGCTTCTTACAGTCCAGAAGAGGAAGGAGTCCTCAGGGAGCCACCACATCTCAGTAGCAACGAAATCCTCTGAGGCAGGCCCTGCAGAGGCACCACAAGATGCCAGGATAGACAAAGCTACCCAAATCAATTGCGGTGTGAAGGAGGAAGCCAGTGCTGATGGACAGGAGATAGGTGAGGGATACAGTATCAGAGCCTCAAACCTGGTTGTATGTGGGGGTGAGGGGTGTCCTTGGAGAGGTTGTGGCAGGGTTGTGACTCCTGAAATGAGTCTGGATGTCCCCAGCTGGGATGGGGACTCTAGAGAGACTATAAAACTGGATTCCTGAGAAGCAACGAGACAAGGCTGACCTCCCACCATGTCACATGGCAGAAGCAGGCCAAGGCCAGTGCGGTAAGGACAGCTTGATACTCTTTCCCATCTGCCTCTTTTTCTCAGTATCTGCAAGCCCTCTCCTTCCAGCCCAGGCCCTTAAGGGACATCTTGAACACCAGGAACCAGCCGCCACATCCTTCCAACCCGGAAGGATCCAGGTAAACAGCCTCCAGCAGGAAATGTAGGCCATGGGTGTAGGAGGGAGGGGGTTGTCTCTGGTGGCTATGCTCTGCCCTGTGGTTTTGTAGGATTCTCTGCCATGTGTTTTTTGCTACTTCTGAGTAGTAAATACCTTCCCAAACAGCAGGCCCTGAATAAACTGGTAGTCTCTCACTGAAAAATAGTTAGGTATCAGGCCTAGTCCAGAATGGCTAGAACAGGTGGGCATGGCTTCCTTTCCTCCAGAGAAGTCAGTTACTGGAAAGGTTTGCAACACCCATAGGTCTTGAACCAGCTGTTATGTGTGCAGGTGGGAAAGGGACTGCCACTGCAGAATTCCTGCATTCCTGAGATGAGATCAAGACACTCTTCCCAAACAAGCCTCAAGTCTTGTACTGCACTTCTCAAAGTACAGTGACGAGGAAACTTAGCTGAAAGTCCCTGCTACCTGAGTGTATCTAGTTAATGTGGAGGGTTACAAATGTCTTCTCCAGATTCTTTCTGCTACTGAACCCCTTCCTTCCTCAATATGtctagtttttgttgttgattttgttttgtgagacaggttttctctgtgtagccttggctggcctggaacttactctgtaggccaggctggcctggaactcacagagattaacctgcctctgcctccctgagtgctgggattaaaggcatatgccaccactgctTAGAATGTCTAGTTAAGGTGTGTTTCAAGGTTAaccccctggggggtggggaacaGGTGTGGTCAGGCAGactgagctctgtgagttcaagatgagcctgggctacaaagtgagttccaggacagccaaggcgacacagaAGAATCCTGTCTAAAGGATTTTGTCTAAAAAagatcttgtctaaaaaaaaagaaaagaaaccctttTGGTATCCCTCTCTGGTGTCCTCACTTCTAGCCAACACCACCTCTGGATGTAGCTATCTGTGGCTGCCACCTTCATTTTTCCAGATTTGCTTTGGCAAATAGCCTTCAGGGTTATTTTTCTCAAAGTGCCAAAGACCTATATGGTAGACTTAGGACAGTAAAGAAGGTAGAACTTTTAGGCAAGGAATTCTTTGGTAAGGCCATAATAGCTAACCCCCTGTCCTGCCACCAAACTCCCCCTCTTTAGACCTTGCCTGAACCAGCTGGCAAGCACCCAAGCTTTCTCTATCACCTTTGCCGCCTCACTTCATCACAGTCCTGAGATTCctcattattgtttttaattttagtctTCCCACCCCACctgatgttgttgtttttgttaagaCATTATCTCTCTACATAACCATACACATCCTAGGACTCAATATGTAGGCCACGTTGGCCTTGTTCTCACAGAGATGTGTCTGCCTTTggccctgagtactgggattagtgTGCCCCAACATGCCTGGGTCCTTagtcctctttttaaaaactaaagttaAATAAAGGTTTTGCAAATTTAGATCACTTGGTAGAGTGCCTAGTATGTACAAGGTCCTagattctattcccagcactgcataaattGGTATGGTAGCCTGTACTTGTGGTCCCAAAACTCAGGAGGTGGAGATAGGAAAATCAGAATTTTAAAGTCACCCTCAGTACatagtaaatttgaggccagcctgggctacataggccCAATCCCTCTCACAAACACCCCAATAAAGGCCAAAAGCAAATTTTCTCACCCCAAAGAAGGAAGAACTTTCAGTTTTGTTAATCAGTCTTGACAGAAGGTGGCTGAATCCAAGGTAGTCTCCTGGCCTCTTACTGACCTTCCAGTACATCCTGTACACAGTTTAGTGACAAGAAGGATGGGGACAGCCATGGGGCTCCTTGTCCAAGACCCACCCACAATTTCAGTCCTTCTGGCCATACTAAGACAGATGATGGTAGGTTGGACAGATGAAAGCAGCCCCTATATTCAGAAATGCCAGTTCTGGCTTGGCCCTTAAGTCTGGTGCAGATGGGGATTTAGTAACCTGCCTCCCATTGGGTGATGGGTAGGGATCTGAGGCTGGGTGGGAGAGGCAGTGACTGTTTGCATCCTTACAGGAGTGGGGCCTGTTGGACTCGTTACAAAAAGAGCTGTACTGTGGTGTGATGCTGGAGAAGTATGGCATAGTGGCATCTCAGGGTGAGGATTGATGGCCCTCCCTGTCCTAACTTCCTTGCCCCTCCACATGCATCCTCCACATGCCTCCCCTGCATGTGCTAGCTCCCTACTGGGGCTCCCAGGGCAGTGGCCCAGCATCTGGGCTACATCTCTCTTCTAGAAGGTGCCCACCCCATACTTTTGTGGGAGCCCCCATGTGTCCAAGTCCCCAAATGAACATTCTTCTCACCCCAGCAAGCGTGCCACTGCTAGAGCCAGAGATGCATGTTGAATCTGAGCTGAGGCCAAAACAGGAGATGCCACATGCAGGACCGGAGTCGTTCAGGAGCCATCTCCCAGAAGTGGGAGCCATTGCAGTTGAAGCCTGCCCATCCTCTCAAAGTGAGAGCCCGAGCCCTTGCATGGACCCTCCAGGCTTGTCTCCTACACCACTACATGAAGCCTCTGTTAGGGCCACACCTCGGAAACTGTACACCTGTGAGCAGTGTGGCCTCAGCTTTGACTGGAAGTCAGTTTTTGTCATCCACCACCGCACTCACATGGGTGGGTCAGGCATAGAAAGACCACCACAAGTGGCCTGGGAGCCAGCAATACGGCGACCCCCTGGCCTTCGGGGCTATACGTGCATGGAGTGTGGGCACAGCTTCAGCTGGAAGTCACAGCTAGTCATCCACCGCAAGAGTCATACAGGCCAGCAGCGCCACTTCTGTCTGGACTGTGGGTGCAGCTTTGATTGGAAGTTTCAGCTGCTCATTCATAAGAAGATCCACCAGCCAGAGGGTCCATGAACAGCTGGAGAGAGCTGTCTCATCTGAAGTGCCTCCAGCATCTAAAGCAGCACTTGAGGCATCCTCTTCAACCAAGAGAAGGTTCTGAGGGACCCCAAGAAGATTCCCTGTCCAACGCCAGGCCATCCAGTGTAAGGAAAAGAGACTGTtcccttccttctgcctctgctttgtgGAGCCAGGCCTGGGCTGGATCTTATTTAGCTATGGCTGAAGTCCAGCTTGTGAAAGGGGAGGACACACACTGTTTCGGGATGCTCAGAAATTGTCTTAGGCCCCTCCTTACAGTGGCTGGGCAAGGAGTCTCTGAAAGGTACTGAAAACCAACAACTGCCTTTCCATCCTGCTGTATGTGACCCTCAGAATAATGTGCTAGATTTCTAACATAAGTCTATAACAGATTTCTGAGAAGAATCCTGACTTCTGGCTCCCaccaattttaaaaaagagagagagatggagagatcgttcagaggttaagagtgcaaAGATCCTGAGTTGAATTtgcagcaaccatgtggtggctcacaaccatctgtaatgagatctggtactggtgccctcttctggcatgtaggtatacatgcaggcagaatactaataaataataaattaaaaaaaaaaaaaaaggccttgtgTGCTAACTGGCGGCCACAGGAACCACAGGGCAGCTAAGCCTGGAAAGTCCAATTAGTTCTTTCTGCCATTTCTGCCAGTCTACCTAGTTCCTTGGCCACACACGTTGTTAACCACCTCCCTGGCTTTTGAATTCTTGCGTCTGGACTTGGATGAAAAATAAGTGACATTCCTTTGGAAGTATGAGTGGCTTCTGAGAAGTTAGGAAACATGGGTCCCTAAGGGTCAGGGCTATCACACATGGCCAGTTCATTAAACTGTAGGGCAAAGAGCCACTCCCTGTTCCCCAGGGGACTGTGACCCTCTGGACAGTCAGGTTTTATCAGTGCATGGTGTCCTATTAACTGTGTCTGTAAACTAGGTGGATCAAAGCAGATTTACGTACTAATTTTCTCAACATCAAAGTTCTGGAGCATATCGCACTAGATCAAAGTTGTTAGTAGGGTGGCAGGCTCCCCCTGTGAGCTGTAGAAACTACCTGAAACCCTTGGTCTATGGCCCTTTTCCCCCTCTTTAGCAGTGGGCAGTTGTTTACCTTGTTGAATCACTGACACTCTGATTTCTACTTGCTGAGCCTTTGCAGTGGTGTGGGACCCCTTAGATATTCCTCTTAAAGTCAGATGATAGTCagtagattttattttgtttgagacaggcacTCCTAATGTAGCGTATACTGGCCTCTAActagggattctcctgtctccatttcctaTGGGTTGGAACTATAGGCTTGTACAACCAAGCTCaggttcttgttttttgttttttcaaaacagggtttctctgtgtagccttggctatcctggactcactttatagaccaggctgccctcgaactcacagctatccgcctgcctctgcctcctaagtgctgggattataggcttgcacCAGCGCACCCATCCACCCAGgttatttttaaattctctgtgtgtgtttgagatagTCTCAGTTTAatacccaggctgacctcaaactcttcTATAGTCCTCTAGCCTGAGCCTCCTGAatagtgggattaaaggtgtgtaccattaAGGCCAGACTAagactttaaataatttttaattttaaaatttagaaatatGGAGCAGGATTCAATGTTGTAGGCAGAtctctctgttagtttgaggtcagAGTGGTTTACATAGTGTATTTGAGAACAGCCAGTAGTTatgtagtgagatcctgtctcaaaaataagaaatagtaaataaattcTAGAGATGGGCATATCAAAGTGTCTTCTAGAAACTTAGAATTTCAACACTGTCCATTCTTGCTCTCTACTCTAGttcattctttgttgttttttagaggtgtgtgtgtgtgtgttattgtgtgtatgtatacctggaagccagaagagggtatcagggtCTTCTACCTATTCATCTCTGCTTGTTAATATTCATGCTGGAACCCAAGCTGCAGTTCTGGACTTGAACTCTGGTCTTTAAAGGTGCTTTTGACTGTTGAGCCGTATCTCTGCTTTATTGGACAGAACATTATGGAAGTGTTTGTTCACTCAGTCTGAGTCCCTCCAACTGTTCATATGTGGCTCTTCTTTCCTGTCCAGTAGGGTATATGCCGTCCCTGTTCTACCTGCACCTGGGCACGAATTAGGTTTGTGTTTTCATGCACTCTTTAGATCACATGCCTATTCATTATATTTGTCCTAGACAACTGAAGAACAGTATCAGTTCATAGAGCAGGTTCCAGAAACTGCTGTTcacattgttttttgtttcttttgttttgtttgaggggAGCTGAAAGGATCTCTCCATATAGCGCAAGCCTGCCCTCAGGTctgtttatttagtgtgtgtgtatctgtgtgagtttgtgtgtaccatatgcatgcacaGTGTCCACAAAggtcataaaagaaaataaaatctcctgaaactggagctacaggtgattgtgagccaccacatgggtacTAGAAACCAAACCAAGATGCTATTCAGGatcagcaagtgtttttaaccactgagtcatatcTCCAGCCCCCTGCCTTAAGTTCTTGATCCTTGGtggtgtctttttgttttatttttcaaggcagggtttttctgtgtaacagctgtggctgtcctgaaactgtcTGTATAccatactggcctcaaactcacatgtccacctctttctgcctctcgtgctaggattaagggcatgcaccaGAAGGCTGTCTTAATTGTCACACAGTTTGTGTTTTTCATAGTTGGTCATGGtgcatccctgtaatcccagcaggtgggaaggaaaaggcaggaggatcaggagttcaaggtctttCACAGCTACATAGAGGTTCCAGCCTGCATTAATGGGACCCTGTCTGataaacaaaacaacctaaaaataaacaaaattggtATCATCTTTTGGTGGTTTTTCTAATCATAATAAATTTGGAACAAAAGACAGAATGCAAAGTGTTTGACAATGGTGCGACATGCATaggagtgtggtgtgtgtgtgtctgaatgtgtGGATATACATGTGTCCAGGTATTGTGTACAGGCCTGAAGTTGATGTTAGACATCTTCCTCGTTCTTCCAGTTTATTCTTTGAGTAgggtctctcagtcaaacccagagcttgctgGTATGACGTGTCTCACCACCCATCTTGCCCTGGAGATTATCTCTGAACCCTGAGGCTGGAGTGACAGAGGAGCCACCACATGCTCCAAcatttatgtgagttctggggatccaaactcttGTCCTTTCACTTGTACCACAAGTACTTTAAAAGAGGAGCCATTTCCTCAACAGTTGATATAACAGTCACTCTATATAAAAAATTTCCAGGGGCTGGAACAaagtctcagcagttaagaatactgtctgcttttccaaaagacctgggttcaattcttagcaattccatggcagctcacaactgtaactccagtttcagagcaTCTGGTATCCTCtactggccttcatgggcactgcacacacatgtactgaTGTACATGCTACAAAAGCTCCATACATGTGAAATAAAACATTATGAAAAAAGAGAAGAGGgcccatgagatggctcagcagttaagaacactggctgctcttccagaggttctgagttcaattcccagcaactatacAGTGGTTCACTaacatccattaaaaaaaaatacataaataaaattttaaaaagagaaactctCTCTACCATGTGAGACATGTAAGAAGATACCCATCTGTGGGATGAGAAGAAAGCCCATAGAACCTGACCATGCCCATATTCTAATTTAGAATTTAGAGCCTCCATAGCTAGGAAAAGAAGATAGTGTGCTGGAGTTGCAGCACATTTGAAGAGAGTACTGGCtatttagttttatgtcaacttgacataagctataGGTAAGAACTATccttgaaaggaaggaaggaaggaaagaaagaaagaaagaaagaaagaaagaaagaaagaaagaaagaaagaaagaaagaaagaaagagaaagaaatatccTCCAGCCAGGCAAtgtgcacacctataattccagcacttggcaaggcagaggcaggtgggtatctgtgagttcgaggccagcctgtctacaaaagtgagtccaggacaaccaaggctacacacaaagaagccctgtctctaaaaacataaaaataaaaacataaagaaaagagCACTCtgagggctacagagatggctcagaggttaagagcactggctattcttccaaaggttctgagttcaattctcagcaatcaCCCAGTgtctcataatcatctataatgaaatttggtgcccttttctggtatgcaggcagaatactgttacataataaataaatctttaaaagaaaaaaaagcagtttgAGCAATCCATGAGGAGAAAGCTAGTAAGcctcctcccaacacacacacactccctgtgccctcagcatctgcttaatgGATTGTGTTTTGAGTTTTGTAATCCAAATAAATCCGTTGCTGCCCAAACTGCATTTGatcattgtggtggtttgaatgaaaatggccccccaTAGGCTcttaggaagtggcactattaggaagtgtggccttgttggagtag includes:
- the Znf446 gene encoding LOW QUALITY PROTEIN: zinc finger protein 446 (The sequence of the model RefSeq protein was modified relative to this genomic sequence to represent the inferred CDS: deleted 2 bases in 2 codons); translated protein: MRKESNLQSGPLWVSPTAGVQEKKRLPSQEREPHELCGTAVSRTGMKHFVRDKSWESKVVLAEAHGRRSPSGRGLVGAGLARLVGQSARGGAFSPKRTFITRMPSPLGPRHLSLRDCKTTLEEPEAARLRFRSFCYEEVEGPREALTQLRVLCHQWLQPESCSKEQMIELLVLEQFLGVLPPEIQAWVRGQRPGSPEEAAALVEGLQHDPGQLLGWITAHILKPKMLLTVQKRKESSGSHHISVATKSSEAGPAEAPQDARIDKATQINCGVKEEASADGQEIVSASPLLPAQALKGHLEHQEPAATSFQPGRIQEWGLLDSLQKELYCGVMLEKYGIVASQASVPLLEPEMHVESELRPKQEMPHAGPESFRSHLPEVGAIAVEACPSSQSESPSPCMDPPGLSPTPLHEASVRATPRKLYTCEQCGLSFDWKSVFVIHHRTHMGGSGIERPPQVAWEPAIRRPPGLRGYTCMECGHSFSWKSQLVIHRKSHTGQQRHFCLDCGCSFDWKFQLLIHKKIHQPEGP